A part of Ptychodera flava strain L36383 chromosome 11, AS_Pfla_20210202, whole genome shotgun sequence genomic DNA contains:
- the LOC139144379 gene encoding zinc finger CCCH domain-containing protein 7B-like, whose translation MTVNIEKQIKDHCIKHFFSDMSSLQEILHKLQLDLKAEGNELFVEKEITKACLCYNEALSIMNLVTMEKMFEDVALEEIVLCNRAECLLRIGEEDGVEQALIDCENILNNMNPKNEKAMFRKVKALKKLGRVDEAWRAIQQLKLIRNDSKVIQLENEIRAIIDEQTLQYLEHRTRALVEAPMPENPEENAEVYDHDDIELMKNLYMMMRLGLLPPHPPAVSPIPPAAQDPMHHGKRTGSPNARGSESGSAKTSSGGVPLRNSGPGLGEPRYRFYSDISDSARGDSGFAEATLGPGDYEEEENKTWLASGTNGPDTQETETKGKKKKAKKKKKKKKKSKAASDFDDRDPNDQSMVSGPRDESEKGEVVIERDSTADGNYDSDTTTATLQVTSSASSQQHIIGAECEKRFHTPVQLSEPDELRLKKPAAEALNPPVPPNITVPPTVDLREMLETHDFALVCQQCYTQTPGQFGQESYKLNSNLEHTCWADTLLCTRKASRVFCWKKIRPRTNKKYQGKYWLCNEFEHEEKCGVREDLCYFCHSEEEIEFWTLERKQKVDRQSLMAYLKKLPGYRTRQSVGGDGVKNVSQMPSHPTVQPQMLLHDTSRRAPSPKPVTGPELTTPRPATPHLQIHATTMHRSQSPVPSHNKPPATPEQLKRLLEECGGQFVMCCKDCFMKSSRICIKSMGDLSQFCSANDKHPWKSNEMMMHVRQEGHDLTFFRIAQVPAQVATRTRFALCIHSYHRTIPQFRERCTFPHSAAEKSVWEFEAVTSTTRNQIVAASTYHASQPVITRKITITDKELKPKAQELMAPQLPFKLQVVCKACWTRTRQPVEEHRQQSGKCARGSHEWKGDNQEIIIFSERTKRWVPVNSIPRFIVERNQTLFQICKHSQRGKDHYRELMGRDCANPHSQEEMELWKWQLKNKGTISFMRITCDTIDIPQ comes from the exons ATGACGGTGaacattgaaaaacaaatcaaagACCACTGTATAAAGCACTTCTTCAGTGATATGAGCTCG CTCCAGGAAATTCTTCATAAACTTCAACTCGACCTCAAGGCCGAGGGTAATGAACTATTCGTGGAGAAGGAAATAACGAAAGCATGTCTGTGCTACAACGAAGCTTTAAGTATTATGAACTTGGTGACAATGGAGAAGATGTTCGAGGATGTTGCCTTGGAAGAAATCGTGCTGTGTAACCGAGCTGAATGCCTTCTTCGCATTGGG GAGGAAGACGGCGTCGAGCAGGCACTAATCGACTGTGAGAACA TACTCAACAATATGAACCCCAAAAATGAGAAGGCTATGTTTAGAAAAGTGAAGGCGTTGAAGAAACTGGGACGAGTCGATGAAGCTTGGAGAGCTATACAGCAGTTAAAATTAATTCGAAAT GACTCTAAAGTAATCCAGTTGGAAAATGAAATTCGAGCCATTATCGATGAACAAACCCTGCAATATTTGGAGCATCGCACTCGAGCTCTGGTAGAGGCGCCAATG CCTGAAAATCCGGAGGAGAATGCTGAAGTTTATGATCACGATGACATTGAGTTAATGAAGAATTTGTACATGATGATGCGCCTTGGATTACTGCCACCTCATCCTCCTGCGGTCTCCCCTATACCGCCTGCCGCGCAAGACCCGATGCATCATGGAAAACGTACGGGGTCGCCAAATGCCAGGGGAAGTGAGTCGGGGTCAGCAAAGACCTCAAGCGGCGGCGTGCCGTTGCGAAACAGCGGGCCGGGTTTAGGGGAACCGAGGTACAGGTTCTACAGCGACATCAGCGACTCAGCGAGGGGAGACTCAGGGTTTGCTGAGGCAACATTGGGACCAGGCGATTATGAAGAGGAAGAGAACAAGACGTGGCTAGCTTCAGGAACAAACGGTCCTGATACACAG gaaACGGAAACGAAAGGGAAAAAGAAGAAGgccaaaaagaagaaaaagaagaagaaaaagtcaAAAGCAGCGTCGGATTTCGACGATC GTGACCCAAATGACCAGAGTATGGTTTCCGGGCCGCGGGATGAGTCCGAGAAAGGAGAGGTGGTGATTGAAAGAGACTCAACTGCCGACGGTAACTACGACAGTGACACAACCACTGCCACTCTTCAAG TTACCTCATCTGCTTCATCACAACAACATATCATTGGGGCAGAGTGTGAAAAGCGTTTCCATACGCCAGTGCAACTCTCAGAGCCAGATGAGCTCAGATTAAAG AAACCCGCAGCGGAAGCTTTAAACCCCCCTGTTCCACCAAACATTACAGTACCACCAACAGTTGACCTTCGTGAGATGCTGGAGACCCATGACTTTGCCCTTGTATGTCAACAATGCTACACACAGACACCTGGTCAGTTCGGCCAAGAAAGTTACAAACTGAATTCAAATCTTGAACACACCTGTTGGGCCGACACATTACTGTGCACAAGGAAAGCGTCAAGGGTGTTCTGTTGGAAGAAGATCAGACCTCGTACAAATAAGAAATACCAGGGCAAGTATTGGCTTTGCAACGAATTCGAACATGAAGAAAAGTGTGGAGTGCGAGAGGACCTTTGTTACTTTTGCCATAGCGAAGAGGAAATTGAATTCTGGACATTGGAGCGAAAACAGAAAGTTGACAGACAAAGCCTAATGGCATACTTAAAGAAGCTACCGGGCTACAGAACACGTCAGAGCGTTGGTGGAGACGGCGTCAAAAATGTCAGTCAAATGCCATCACATCCTACTGTTCAGCCACAGATGTTGCTGCACGATACATCACGCAGAGCTCCATCACCAAAGCCAGTGACAGGTCCAGAACTGACAACACCTAGACCGGCAACGCCTCACTTGCAAATCCATGCTACTACAATGCACCGTTCTCAGTCCCCAGTGCCCTCACACAACAAACCACCAGCAACACCTGAACAGCTCAAAAGGCTTCTGGAAGAATGCGGGGGCCAGTTCGTCATGTGCTGTAAGGATTGCTTTATGAAGTCTTCTAGGATTTGCATCAAATCCATGGGTGACTTATCACAGTTTTGCAGCGCCAATGATAAACACCCATGGAAATCTAACGAAATGATGATGCATGTACGACAAGAAGGCCATGATCTTACTTTTTTCAGAATTGCACAAGTTCCTGCCCAAGTTGCTACTCGCACACGTTTTGCATTGTGCATTCACTCATATCACAGGACCATACCACAGTTTCGTGAGAGATGCACTTTTCCCCACTCTGCAGCAGAAAAATCAGTGTGGGAATTTGAGGCCGTCACAAGCACAACAAGAAACCAGATTGTGGCCGCTTCAACATATCATGCTTCTCAACCAGTCATTACACGGAAGATAACCATAACAGACAAAGAACTCAAACCAAAAGCCCAAGAACTGATGGCACCTCAGTTGCcatttaagttgcaggtagtcTGCAAAGCGTGCTGGACTCGAACAAGACAGCCCGTTGAGGAACACCGTCAGCAAAGTGGAAAGTGCGCCAGAGGTTCACACGAATGGAAGGGAGACAATCAAGAAATCATAATTTTTTCTGAGAGAACAAAGCGCTGGGTGCCCGTCAACAGCATTCCACGATTCATCGTCGAAAGAAACCAgactttgtttcaaatttgcaaaCACTCACAAAGAGGGAAAGACCATTACAGGGAACTGATGGGGAGAGACTGTGCAAACCCACACTCCCAGGAAGAGATGGAACTTTGGAAATGGCAATTGAAGAACAAAGGTACAATTTCATTTATGAGAATTACCTGTGACACCATAGACATCCCGCAGTGA
- the LOC139144380 gene encoding zinc finger CCCH domain-containing protein 7A-like, with protein sequence MEGLAKILKQKPVRRDSIDLSKPKPPQSGDTPITTPLDLARFKRNEFYCDYCNKRCNSRIQLQQHFTSMSHQMKVMSDKDREHDWNHRPPPWNVHEDNLKMCARESKQPNACPYGECTDAHSQDELDEWKERAEYRRLKRNLAKERHLFSFMDTLIEKYSNQRSGERVLSENLEHVDIQCDSDLVIPLEKDDNKTIQQWRFKLSSDTPSTFSSA encoded by the exons ATGGAGGGCTTGGCTAAAATCCTGAAACAGAAACCTGTTAGAAGGGATTCAATCGATCTTTCGAAACCTAAGCCACCTCAAAGTGGTGACACACCAATTACGACTCCCCTAGACTTGGCACGTTTCAAGCGCAATGAATTCTACTGCGACTACTGCAACAAGCGTTGCAATTCAAGGATTCAGCTGCAGCAGCACTTCACTTCAATGAGCCATCAGATGAAGGTGATGTCAGACAAGGATAGGGAGCATGATTGGAATCACAGACCACCACCATGGAATGTACATGAAGACAATCTCAAAATGTGTGCAAG AGAATCAAAGCAGCCAAACGCCTGCCCATACGGTGAATGTACAGATGCTCACAGTCAGGATGAATTAGATGAGTGGAAAGAGAGAGCAGAGTATCGTAGATTGAAAAGGAACTTGGCAAAGGAAAGACATCTCTTTTCCTTTATGGATACACTAATAGAAAAGTACAGTAACCAAAGATCGGGCGAGAGAGTG ttgagtgaaaatcttgaacaTGTGGACATCCAATGTGATTCAGACTTGGTAATACCATTGGAGAAAGATGATAACAAAACTATCCAGCAGTGGCGATTCAAGCTATCATCAGACACT CCGTCAACATTTTCATCTGCTTGA
- the LOC139143627 gene encoding 3'-5' exoribonuclease HELZ2-like: MHRLLNMEELSQLKILEMMNCKTVIKGLKSISPDSTKGTTTLYAPNGELYGEVELNQELSDDYAAGRILLRSVNTVLVKPCNSAAEVVYEAKVVSNEDFTGIDKHTVFIQLSKQFCEALGLHDQKEIEVEIQFRINRLPFCRQHYAVDLLTEEKLQCIFPHFRRMEEEIKQKLKKVPGLKMNSNQLKAVTSITGKNGDIKKPLIIYGPFGTGKTYTMAMSIKQLVTKQPDAKVLLCTISNSAADLYITEYFDRMVREGCEQIKPLRIYAGNRRFETIQEVVAKYCPHQEVKAGIRQVRMPNAEDVQEVKEYSVIVTTLTTSVVLQRIGLEGHFTHIFIDEAGQALETEAIMPITLARLNTKVVLAGDHQQMSPEVHSDHARKLKFDQSLLTRLFKAYIKEGSSSQPFRIMLDENYRCQENILKFISLLFYGKALIASSDPPQKRHPEIYPLAFYSASGEERIIGTSYYNTAEVLELAHRIESLCRNWPKEWGKKDLSTIGVISPYSSQVQQIRSSLRQRGLGKISVEHVLNVQGKEFRAVYISTVRTSKAVDTGESDVESLNLGFLSDKKLLNTALTRAQSLVAVVGDPIALCAIGKCSNNWRSFISECEKNQSIHPDTLTIESIEQQVLSEHRQLNPQAAEFIPLKKVKSQPAEHSEGKNGTTKNGAVKALYSQVSKVTDPVSLPPSHVSHNQERHSRCSSPWRSDEKRRETKATQGPEDNKLKNRQQTTVTDAERRLFNDNEGSYDEWESDDEEDVLESLDIDEILQELARQLDETRRKYSEGRAFEDVADSDEEVAPAERNTTIRNREGMSYRHNFKSGNRITSRQQRRIGADHDEDYDSDSDDYVWNPYENETLETDETTLIKEYSPEDLKEKISSEPQVYKRCKLYVDPTRTYAVTLDETEDQEIEITTKLKRGRALNNDEVVVEILNCASDFPDGDERKEKTYGTVVGILERAVDPRLQKIACIIDEHSPNLMSPINRNLPKMIWIQPRDDTKSRSPNIIPICTMTKGGDLKIKRHEKVTNKDRPNKVFLVRFLRWHPQYRYPICVVIDVLPYGDTLATGTAILKSEYGVKATYKTATKRELARMYPDKWSIPSSEYQNRKNLQHLDVFTVDPAESTDLDDALSVERLSHNKYRVGIHIADVSFFVHPSSELDKEAFRRATSHYPWKQNPIHMLPPQLSTKLCSLIPGKDRLALTLFLTMTEDAEISDQNICRSIIRSRSKLSYEDAEKAINGDQGTMAITDSIKESIDILHGLTCKLQAQRLGDGRFCCNYENHDVATSPQAHSMVEELMLQANMQVASLLVEVFPHCTPLRRQKPPRDEKLAEWKKKHGHQISNSLDIATKSDLLQLQEYFKPGLGADVDVLNTVWEQVVGAVQVDDLAELKKIILDDQNHPQLAVMSSDYRKIQERSIYTSSKNISEERSHFSLNVSEYTHFTSPIRRYIDIVVHRLVIAYLTEQAPPYSETNITEICKNCNQQALFAKEFERAMMALHIATTLKEKPVRSLAFIDSTSDGDIHLQVPEYNIHIPSSQRVVKFNTLQPCEQPNIDEENTPVTLKWKARIYERRADEDVQMGLPPVRRIATAVLPPDRFVKHVPGSLWQEMMACLINNKRPNLRTVLHRISIILNNPMTGFPLGFGNQLTYCTEVTSEGIGPDNLGDSKHFCQYERTYACGEVVEVQLSTKIKKGTLTPYVQLFNLTPKLDVCIEHRGDPIHCFAEVANERTAILRNKRSITEYQRIWRKLIAMSAAHSAVTAGENVTIHTVGIQWSKCDDRDDTYEGLFRLPTEFCMNRHIKFNGARIENKSMNKHYDFVCVRYRMTDSDQTYKKSSDEVSDRPNGFCWVSHCVTTAAERYDDFVEVHILINQTRTQFPDRLLHQRPSKLLPCTIEWIPQTMPDRRVKEAMERLKNASKFIQDICLGRKISMDDSKIALTVSDTEIKSPRRPFYKLNPVQDQAVKTALFKPFTLIQGPPGTGKTVTGVHIANWFVYLNGQVRLFDHRQVMYCGPSNKSVDVVTAYLKKIAHIKIVRVYSESIERQYFPVPGMPEYPLRSRGGEVTMSEEHKDVALHFLIRQSTNPFHQQIKNFDKIFRDPGYSYNREDEMNYRGLVKEAEKIVLQQSDVILCTCVTAGARRIAEGTRIQQCIIDECGMCTEPETIVPLVTTEPKQVVLIGDHKQLRPIVTEEMSKKLGMEISVLERYEKKAMMLTMQYRMHPGICRFPSEHFYDGKLETAAQVLHRPRGLNIWPGGEQNPTVFCHIVGTEERLTVSTSEGSEQSRSNLDEVEQVVRMAITLVVRHFVNPASIIILSQYRAQCSEITKRLEAKGHANIAVNTVIVSQGSEWDYVIFSTVRSLPKVEIEEKPSQGWLRSNLGFITDEHQINVAITRAKRGLIIVGNRELLGTHGMWKNLLRKYEQDRCLVQAKDFLQLPMR, from the exons ATGCACCGTCTGTTAAACATGGAGGAGTTATCACAACTAAAAATCCTCGAGAT GATGAATTGTAAAACAGTTATAAAAGGTTTGAAATCGATCTCTCCGGATTCCACAAAAGGAACGACCACACTTTATGCTCCAAATGGTGAACTGTATGGTGAGGTCGAACTTAACCAAGAACTCTCTGATGACTATGCAGCTGGTAGAATCCTCCTCAGAAGTGTCAATACAGTACTTGTAAAGCCGTGTAACTCTGCAGCTGAGGTCGTGTACGAAGCTAAAGTCGTCAGTAATGAGGATTTCACTGGCATCGACAAACATACCGTCTTCATACAACTGAGCAAGCAGTTCTGTGAAGCCTTAGGGCTTCATGATCAGAAGGAGATTGAAGTAGAGATCCAGTTTCGCATAAATCGTCTACCATTCTGTCGTCAACACTATGCAGTTGATCTGCTTACTGAAGAGAAATTGCAGTGCATTTTCCCTCACTTTCGACGTATGGAGGaagaaataaagcaaaaactgaAGAAGGTCCCGGGACTGAAGATGAACAGCAACCAACTAAAGGCAGTTACATCTATAACTGGAAAGAATGGAGatataaagaaaccattaataATTTATGGACCATTTGGAACTGGTAAAACATACACTATGGCGATGTCGATCAAACAGCTGGTTACAAAACAGCCTGATGCAAAGGTATTACTGTGCACCATATCAAATAG TGCTGCAGATTTATATATAACAGAATACTTTGACAGAATGGTGAGAGAAGGATGTGAGCAAATTAAACCACTCCGTATCTATGCTGGAAATCGTCGCTTCGAAACAATACAAGAAGTGGTTGCTAAGTATTGTCCCCATCAAGAGGTTAAAGCTGGGATTCGACAAGTACGCATGCCAAATGCAGAGGATGTGCAGGAGGTGAAGGAGTATTCTGTCATCGTGACCACTCTGACAACCTCTGTCGTATTGCAGAGGATTGGATTGGAAGGTCATTTCACTCACATTTTCATCGATGAGGCCGGCCAGGCACTTGAAACTGAGGCTATCATGCCAATAACACTGGCTCGTCTGAATACCAAGGTCGTTCTGGCAGGAGATCATCAGCAAATGAGTCCAGAG GTGCATTCAGATCATGCCCGGAAACTTAAGTTTGACCAGTCACTGCTCACACGACTATTTAAGGCGTACATCAAAGAAGGTTCATCGAGTCAGCCATTCCGAATCATGCTGGATGAAAATTACAGGTGTCAGgaaaacattttgaagtttatatcCCTGCTGTTCTATGGCAAGGCATTGATTGCATCATCAGATCCACCTCAGAAGCGCCACCCAGAGATTTACCCATTAGCATTTTACAGTGCCAGTGGGGAGGAACGGATCATTGGAACATCTTATTACAACACTGCAGAG GTTCTGGAGCTTGCACATAGAATTGAGTCATTGTGTCGTAATTGGCCAAAGGAGTGGGGCAAAAAAGATCTTAGCACTATAGGTGTAATTTCCCCATATTCCTCACAG GTTCAGCAAATTCGAAGTAGTCTTCGTCAAAGAGGTCTCGGAAAAATATCTGTTGAACATGTCTTGAATGTTCAAG GCAAGGAATTTCGTGCTGTATACATTAGCACTGTTCGAACTTCTAAAGCTGTGGACACTGGTGAGTCTGATGTAGAAAGTTTAAATCTTGGATTTCTGTCAGATAAGAAATTGCTGAATACAGCTCTAACCCGTGCACAGTCATTGGTTGCAGTAGTTGGGGATCCTATCGCCCTGTGTGCAATTGGGAAGTGCTCAAATAACTGGCGAAGCTTCATATCAGAGTGTGAAAAAAACCAGAGCATTCATCCTGATACACTGACTATCGAGAGTATTGAACAGCAGGTACTTTCAGAACATAGACAACTAAACCCACAAGCTGCTGAGTTTATTCCCTTGAAGAAGGTTAAATCACAGCCAGCAGAACATTCTGAAGGAAAAAATGGAACCACAAAAAACGGTGCCGTTAAAGCATTGTACTCTCAAGTCAGTAAAGTTACAGACCCTGTTTCTTTGCCACCATCTCATGTCTCACACAACCAAGAACGACATTCCAGGTGTTCCTCACCCTGGAGGAGTGATGAAAAACGAAGGGAAACCAAAGCCACCCAAGGCCCAGAAGATAATAAGCTTAAAAATAGACAGCAAACAACAGTCACTGATGCAGAAAGGAGATTATTTAATGATAACGAGGGAAGTTATGACGAATGGGAGTCCGATGATGAAGAAGATGTATTGGAGTCCCTAGATATTGATGAAATACTACAAGAGTTAGCTAGACAGTTGGATGAAACTAGAAGAAAGTACAGTGAGGGACGAGCTTTTGAAGATGTAGCTGATAGTGATGAAGAAGTGGCGCCTGCGGAAAGAAACACAACCATTAGAAACAGAGAAGGGATGTCCTACAGACACAATTTTAAATCAGGCAATAGAATAACATCACGTCAACAGAGAAGAATTGGTGCTGACCATGACGAAGATTATGACTCAGATTCTGATGATTATGTGTGGAATccatatgaaaatgaaacactTGAAACAGATGAAACTACACTGATCAAGGAATATAGTCCAGAAGACCTTAAGGAGAAGATCTCGTCAGAGCCGCAGGTCTACAAGAGATGTAAACTCTATGTAGACCCAACTAGAACTTATGCAGTCACTTTAGATGAAACTGAAGATCAAGAGATAGAAATTACGACCAAACTAAAACGAGGAAGGGCGCTTAATAATGATGAAGTGGTTGTTGAAATTCTTAATTGCGCAAGTGACTTCCCAGATGGTGATGAGAGGAAAGAAAAGACCTATGGCACTGTAGTAGGTATTTTAGAAAGAGCTGTTGACCCAAGGCTACAGAAAATTGCGTGCATTATTGACGAACACTCTCCTAATCTTATGTCACCCATTAACAGAAATCTTCCAAAGATGATATGGATTCAGCCTCGTGATGATACAAAGTCGCGATCCCCAAATATAATACCAATCTGCACAATGACGAAGGGAGGGGATTTGAAGATTAAACGCCATGAGAAAGTTACCAATAAAGATCGGCCAAATAAAGTGTTTCTCGTCAGGTTCCTTCGTTGGCATCCTCAGTATCGTTATCCGATATGTGTTGTAATTGATGTCCTTCCATATGGAGATACCCTAGCTACTGGTACTGCAATACTTAAATCAGAGTATGGTGTCAAAGCAACGTACAAGACAGCAACAAAACGAGAGCTTGCAAGGATGTACCCTGACAAGTGGTCAATTCCTTCATCTGAGTATCAGAATCGAAAAAACCTACAGCACTTGGATGTGTTTACAGTAGACCCCGCAGAATCTACAGATCTCGATGATGCATTAAGCGTTGAGCGCCTAAGTCACAATAAATACAGAGTAGGTATCCACATAGCTGATGTTTCATTCTTCGTGCACCCCTCCAGTGAGTTGGACAAGGAGGCCTTCCGAAGAGCAACGTCTCATTATCCATGGAAACAGAACCCAATCCATATGCTTCCACCACAGCTGAGTACCAAGCTATGTAGCCTGATTCCTGGAAAAGATAGACTAGCCCTTACTCTTTTCCTCACAATGACAGAAGATGCTGAAATAAGTGACCAAAACATCTGCCGCTCGATCATTAGATCAAGGTCGAAATTGTCATATGAAGATGCAGAAAAAGCCATAAATGGTGACCAAGGTACAATGGCCATAACCGACAGCATTAAGGAAAGTATAGATATCCTGCACGGGTTGACATGTAAACTGCAAGCACAACGTCTTGGTGATGGACGATTTTGTTGCAACTATGAAAACCATGATGTTGCGACATCACCACAAGCACATTCCATGGTTGAAGAACTAATGTTGCAGGCCAATATGCAGGTAGCCAGTCTGCTGGTTGAAGTCTTTCCACACTGTACACCTCTGCGAAGACAGAAACCCCCACGAGATGAAAAGTTGGCTGAATGGAAGAAAAAGCATGGCcatcaaatttcaaacagcCTTGACATAGCCACAAAATCTGATTTACTTCAGTTGCAAGAGTATTTCAAACCTGGCCTTGGGGCTGATGTGGACGTATTGAATACAGTATGGGAACAGGTGGTGGGTGCCGTTCAGGTTGACGATTTAGCCGAACTCAAGAAAATAATTCTTGATGACCAGAATCATCCGCAGTTGGCTGTAATGTCCAGTGATTACAGGAAAATCCAGGAACGGTCTATCTATACTTCGTCCAAGAACATAAGTGAAGAGAGGTCACATTTCTCGCTGAATGTGAGCGAATATACCCATTTTACATCGCCAATAAGACGTTATATCGATATCGTTGTTCACAGACTTGTGATCGCATACTTGACTGAACAGGCTCCGCCGTACAGTGAAACCAACATCACAGAAATTTGTAAAAACTGTAACCAACAGGCTCTCTTTGCAAAGGAGTTTGAAAGAGCAATGATGGCATTGCATATTGCAACGACATTGAAAGAGAAACCAGTACGCTCACTAGCTTTCATTGATTCAACATCAGATGGAGACATTCACCTACAAGTACCAGAATACAACATACACATTCCTTCTTCCCAGCGTGTAGTAAAGTTCAATACTCTCCAGCCATGTGAGCAACCAAATATTGATGAAGAAAACACTCCCGTGACATTGAAATGGAAGGCACGAATCTATGAGCGAAGAGCAGATGAAGATGTTCAAATGGGTCTCCCTCCTGTAAGGCGTATTGCGACAGCTGTCCTTCCACCAGATAGGTTTGTCAAACATGTTCCTGGCAGTCTGTGGCAGGAAATGATGGCATGCCTTATTAACAATAAGCGACCAAACCTCCGTACAGTATTGCACAGGATCAGTATTATACTCAACAACCCAATGACTGGGTTCCCTCTTGGATTTGGTAACCAACTTACTTACTGTACGGAAGTCACCTCAGAAGGTATTGGTCCAGATAACCTTGGTGATAGCAAGCACTTCTGTCAGTACGAACGTACTTATGCTTGTGGTGAGGTTGTCGAAGTGCAGTTATCTACCAAGATCAAGAAAGGAACATTAACTCCCTATGTTCAACTGTTCAATCTAACACCCAAGCTGGATGTCTGTATTGAGCATCGCGGTGACCCTATTCACTGCTTTGCAGAGGTTGCAAACGAAAGAACTGCGATCTTGAGAAATAAGCGTAGTATCACTGAATATCAGAGAATATGGAGAAAGCTGATCGCAATGAGTGCTGCCCACAGTGCTGTTACAGCTGGTGAAAACGTTACAATTCACACAGTGGGAATCCAGTGGTCAAAATGTGATGACCGTGATGATACCTATGAGGGATTATTCCGCTTGCCAACTGAATTTTGTATGAACAGGCATATTAAATTCAATGGTGCaagaattgaaaataaaagCATGAACAAGCACTATGACTTTGTATGTGTCAGGTATAGGATGACCGACAGCGACCAAACCTACAAAAAGAGTAGTGATGAAGTGTCCGATAGGCCAAATGGTTTCTGCTGGGTCAGTCATTGCGTTACTACTGCCGCAGAAAGATATGACGATTTCGTGGAAGTTCACATTCTAATAAACCAGACCAGAACTCAGTTTCCTGATCGACTTCTTCATCAAAGACCGAGCAAACTGCTGCCATGTACAATTGAGTGGATTCCACAAACTATGCCTGACAG GCGAGTGAAAGAGGCAATGGAAAGGTTAAAAAACGCATCGAAGTTTATCCAAGACATCTGCCTTGGGCGAAAGATAAGTATGGATG aCAGCAAAATCGCCCTGACAGTCAGTGATACCGAGATTAAATCACCTCGCCGACCATTCTACAAGCTGAACCCCGTCCAAGATCAAGCCGTGAAAACAGCGCTATTCAAACCATTTACACTTATTCAAGGACCACCAG GTACTGGCAAGACAGTCACTGGCGTACACATAGCAAATTGGTTTGTGTATTTGAATGGACAAGTACGTCTATTCGACCATAGACAAGTCATGTATTGTGGTCCATCTAACAAGTCAGTTGACGTGGTTACTG CATATTTAAAGAAGATTGCTCACATAAAGATTGTAAGAGTTTACAGCGAGAGCATCGAACGGCAGTATTTCCCAGTTCCAGGCATGCCGGAATATCCGTTGAGATCCAGGGGTGGTGAAGTCACCATGTCAGAGGAGCATAAAGATGTAGCTCTGCACTTCCTGATACGGCAGTCAACCAACCCCTTCCATCAACAGATAAAGAATTTCGACAAGATTTTCCGGGATCCAGGATATTCGTATAATCGCGAAGACGAAATGAACTACCGCGGCCTTGTCAAGGAAGCAGAGAAGATCGTACTACAACAGAGCGATGTCATCTTGTGCACCTGTGTTACTGCTGGTGCCCGACGAATAGCCGAGGGTACTCGAATACAACAGTGCATCATCGATGAGTGTGGTATGTGCACcgaaccagaaacgatcgtgcCCCTGGTGACGACCGAGCCGAAGCAAGTTGTCCTGATCGGCGACCACAAACAGCTGCGTCCAATAGTGACAGAAGAGATGTCGAAAAAGTTAGGCATGGAGATATCGGTGCTGGAAAGATATGAGAAGAAAGCAATGATGCTAACAATGCAATACAGAATG CATCCGGGGATTTGTCGGTTCCCGTCTGAGCATTTCTATGATGGTAAGCTCGAGACTGCCGCTCAAGTGCTTCATCGACCACGTGGTCTCAACATTTGGCCCGGTGGAGAGCAGAACCCTACTGTGTTCTGCCACATCGTTGGTACTGAAGAACGGTTAACAGTGTCGACATCGGAAGGAAGTGAACAGTCTAGGAGCAATTTGGATGAAGTTGAGCAAGTC GTGCGAATGGCTATAACATTAGTGGTCCGTCACTTTGTGAACCCAGCATCCATCATCATCCTCTCTCAGTATAGAGCGCAGTGTTCAGAAATAACCAAGAGGTTGGAGGCCAAAGGTCATGCAAATATAGCAGTTAATACTGTCATCGTAAGTCAAG GAAGTGAGTGGGACTACGTCATCTTCTCAACTGTGAGGTCACTGCCGAAGGTGGAGATCGAAGAGAAGCCGTCACAGGGATGGTTGCGTAGCAACCTGGGGTTCATCACTGATGAACATCAGATAAACGTAGCGATAACCAGAGCTAAACGTGGTTTGATCATAGTAG GAAACAGGGAGTTGCTGGGAACGCATGGCATGTGGAAAAACCTGCTTCGAAAGTACGAGCAAGACCGCTGCCTCGTCCAAGCCAAGGACTTTTTACAGTTGCCAATGCGATAG